From Melanotaenia boesemani isolate fMelBoe1 chromosome 12, fMelBoe1.pri, whole genome shotgun sequence, a single genomic window includes:
- the LOC121649783 gene encoding dipeptidyl peptidase 4 has product MGCSKVMWGVVGAAVVITLITIPSVYYSKSGGTKRPFTLQDYFNDTIRKKSYNLYWISDKEYLHKTGDGDVFLHNPETQEKSLYLSSSTFAKVDATDYLLSGDHKYVAFESNYTKKWRHSYTASYSIYNRENSTFVTPVSLPPVVQYFTFAPKGNQYAYILDFNIYLKSDVMAEAVQVTNNGEKNEILNGVPDWVYEEEVFASNGAIWWSSTGKFLAYAEFNDTDVHKVEFTWYGSEQYPQTVSVPYPKAGSNLTKVKLFVVDTTNPTFRTQVAPSASIASGDHILCSVTWVTDERVAVQWLTRKQNHVVVQIYDFDGSSWKEKQKFQQTSKTGWLGHYVPLPLFFAEDKLSFYKVMSDTQGYKHIHYIKDGKATPITSGKWEVIYISKLTKDAIYFVSNEYKGVPVKRNLYKVMLGSSPSAPKCLSCDLYEDRCQYNSAYFSTDASFYRMDCYGPGLPLYTLMDNRGSGAELSVFEDNKDLGNVLLEFQMPTMQYGTLKIAGFDLWYEMMLPPNFQRSKKYPLLIDVYAGPCSQSVNYRNKLNWGTYLSSSHGIIVASFDGRGSGYQGDEIMHAIYKRLGTFEVEDQITAVRKFIDMGFIDKDRIAIWGWSYGGYVTSMALGAGTGLFKCGIAVAPVAKWEYYDAVYTERYMGKPTENSESYKNSTVTSRAKNFKTVNYLLVHGTADDNVHFQQAAQISKALVDEQVDFEAMWYTDRDHALRGSAYYHIYTLMSHFLQKCLLNSK; this is encoded by the exons ATG GGCTGCAGCAAGGTGATGTGGGGAGTGGTAGGGGCGGCTGTCGTCATCACATTAATAACAATCCCATCAGTTTATTACAGCA AATCTGGAGGAACCAAAAGGCCTTTCACACTCCAAGATTACTTCAATGACACCATTAGGAAGAAATCCTACAATTTGTACTGGATATCAG ATAAGGAGTATCTGCACAAAACAGGAGATGGGGATGTCTTTCTCCACAATCCTGAAACACAGGAGAAGTCACTATATTTGAGCAGTTCAACCTTT GCCAAAGTGGATGCCACTGATTACTTGTTGTCAGGTGATCATAAATACGTTGCTTTTGAAAGCAATTACACAAAG AAATGGAGACATTCATACACAGCCTCATATTCTATCTATAACAGAGAGAACTC AACATTTGTTACACCAGTGAGTCTTCCACCTGTCGTGCAGTACTTTACCTTCGCACCAAAAGGAAACCAATAT GCCTACATCTTAGActtcaacatttatttaaagtccGATGTCATGGCTGAAGCTGTGCAGGTGACAAacaatggggaaaaaaatgagatTCTTAATGGTGTCCCTGACTGGGTGTATGAGG AGGAAGTGTTTGCATCAAATGGTGCAATATGGTGGTCCTCAACAGGAAAATTCTTGGCTTATGCAGAATTTAATGACACTGACGTTCACAAAGTGGAGTTCACTTGGTATGGATCTGAGCAATATCCTCAAACAGTGTCTGTTCCATACCCAAAG GCTGGATCAAATCTTACTAAGGTGAAACTCTTTGTGGTTGATACCACAAATCCCACCTTCCGCACACAGGTGGCCCCTTCTGCTTCCATTGCATCTGG TGATCACATTTTATGCTCAGTGACCTGGGTTACAGATGAACGCGTCGCTGTGCAATGGCTAACGAGGAAACAGAATCATGTGGTCGTACAGATCTATGATTTTGATGGAAgtagctggaaagaaaaacag AAATTTCAGCAAACAAGTAAGACAGGCTGGCTTGGCCAT TAtgtgcctctgcctctgttttTTGCTGAGGATAAGCTCAGTTTTTACAAAGTGATGAGTGATACTCAGGGCTACAAGCATATTCACTACATCAAAGAT GGCAAAGCAACACCTATTACCTCCGGGAAGTGGGAAGTTATCTATATATCCAAATTAACAAAGGACGCCAT ATATTTTGTGAGTAATGAGTACAAAGGAGTACCTGTAAAAAGAAATCTCTACAA aGTTATGCTTGGAAGCAGCCCGTCTGCCCCCAAGTGCCTCAGCTGCGACTTGTATGAGGACAGGTGTCAGTACAACTCAGCTTACTTCAGCACTGATGCTTCTTTCTACCGAATGGACTGCTATG GACCTGGATTGCCCCTCTACACACTCATGGACAACAGGGGTTCAGGTGCAg AGCTCTCCGTTTTTGAAGACAACAAGGATCTGGGAAACGTGCTGTTGGAATTCCAGATGCCAACAATGCAATACGGCACCTTAAAGATTGCAGGATTTG ACCTTTGGTATGAAATGATGTTACCACCGAATTTCCAGAGGTCTAAAAAATATCCTCTTCTTATTGATGT CTACGCTGGCCCATGCAGTCAAAGTGTGAACTACCGCAACAAGCTGAACTGGGGAACATACCTTTCTAGTTCACACGGTATCATCGTTGCCAGCTTTGATGGAAGAGGTAGCGGTTACCAAGGTGATGAAATAATGCATGCAATCTACAAGCGCCTTGGGACGTTTGAGGTGGAAGATCAGATAACAGCTGTGAG GAAATTTATTGACATGGGTTTCATTGATAAAGATAGAATTGCAATATGGGGCTGG tcataTGGTGGTTATGTCACCTCTATGGCCTTGGGTGCTGGGACTGGGCTCTTCAAGTGTGGGATTGCAGTAGCCCCAGTAGCCAAGTGGGAATACTATG aTGCTGTATACACTGAGCGCTACATGGGGAAACCCACGGAGAATTCAGAATCTTACAAG AATTCAACAGTCACATCCAGAGCAAAGAACTTCAAAACAGTTAACTATCTTCTGGTCCACGGCACAGCAGATG ATAATGTCCATTTCCAGCAGGCCGCACAGATCTCCAAAGCTCTGGTGGATGAGCAAGTGGACTTTGAGGCGATG TGGTACACTGACAGGGATCATGCTCTCAGAGGATCTGCATACTATCATATTTACACCCTCATGAGCCACTTCCTGCAGAAATGCCTCCTTAATTCGAAATAG
- the gcgb gene encoding glucagon b encodes MKSAQSLAGLLLLIIIQTSWQVPDQDTDRNSVLLSESSALNEPIELPNMKRHSEGTFSNDYSKYLETRRAQDFVQWLKNSKRNGSLFRRHADGTYTSDVSSYLQDQAAKEFVSWLKTGRGRRE; translated from the exons ATGAAAAGTGCTCAGTCTCTTGCTGGACTCctgctcctcatcatcatccaaACCAGCTGGCAGGTGCCAGACCAGGACACAGACCGAAATTCTGT GTTACTGAGTGAAAGCTCAGCGCTCAATGAACCCATTGAGCTCCCAAACATGAAGAGGCACTCAGAGGGAACGTTTTCCAATGACTACAGTAAATACCTGGAGACAAGAAGAGCACAAGACTTTGTCCAGTGGCTGAAAAACTCAAAAAGGAATGG GAGTCTATTCAGACGCCATGCAGATGGGACCTACACCAGTGATGTGAGCTCTTACCTGCAGGACCAGGCGGCCAAGGAGTTTGTGTCCTGGCTGAAGACCGGACGAGGCAGAAGAGAATAA